A genomic window from Sanguibacter antarcticus includes:
- a CDS encoding TetR/AcrR family transcriptional regulator yields MGRPRTFDRDAALDQAMCLFWARGFEQTSIADLTQELGISAPSLYAAFSDKRSLFEEAVERYEASPRSVTTAGTRGTSEREVLTAMFDAATQEYASGEHPRGCLVNSAPELAVNRAQNRATTAARLREVADDDAAGCDPETLADFAHVLLVGLSSYARDGADEEHLRRVTDLALRAVSRRPRQDHHQTTGAPTALPVPVTADVVRPPIA; encoded by the coding sequence ATGGGACGACCCCGCACCTTCGACCGAGATGCCGCTCTAGACCAGGCGATGTGCCTGTTCTGGGCACGCGGCTTTGAGCAGACCTCCATCGCTGACCTGACTCAGGAGCTCGGCATCTCGGCCCCGAGCCTCTATGCAGCATTCTCGGACAAGCGGTCCTTGTTCGAGGAGGCCGTCGAGCGCTACGAAGCCAGTCCCCGATCGGTGACCACTGCGGGCACTCGTGGGACGAGCGAGCGCGAGGTGCTGACTGCGATGTTCGACGCTGCCACGCAGGAGTACGCGAGCGGAGAACACCCACGCGGATGCTTGGTCAACAGCGCACCGGAGCTCGCGGTCAACCGTGCCCAGAACCGCGCGACCACAGCAGCCCGGCTCCGGGAGGTAGCAGACGACGACGCAGCGGGCTGCGATCCAGAGACCCTCGCAGACTTCGCCCACGTACTGCTGGTGGGGCTCTCGTCCTACGCCCGCGACGGCGCAGACGAAGAGCACCTGCGTCGTGTCACCGACTTGGCTCTGCGTGCCGTGTCGAGACGACCGAGGCAGGATCACCACCAGACGACAGGCGCACCGACGGCGCTGCCGGTGCCGGTCACAGCAGACGTCGTGCGGCCGCCCATCGCGTGA
- a CDS encoding nuclear transport factor 2 family protein: MGTPRDMTNAFLQRLAAQDADGLGELFAETIDWVVPGDRKVTPWAGRRSRKSEVPDYFRDLWAALEPGRSVVSVEALVTEGDDAVVFAVFDHVAATTGRPFHTDVAMRLTVAGGKITRMRLYEDTSAISAAFSA, translated from the coding sequence ATGGGCACCCCCAGAGACATGACGAATGCCTTCCTGCAACGGCTGGCGGCGCAGGACGCTGACGGGCTGGGAGAGCTGTTCGCCGAGACGATCGACTGGGTGGTGCCGGGGGACCGGAAGGTGACGCCTTGGGCTGGCAGGCGTTCACGCAAGAGCGAGGTGCCCGACTACTTCCGCGACCTGTGGGCGGCGCTGGAACCCGGAAGGAGCGTCGTCTCGGTCGAGGCGCTCGTCACGGAAGGTGACGACGCGGTCGTCTTCGCTGTCTTCGACCACGTAGCGGCCACCACCGGCCGCCCGTTCCACACTGACGTCGCGATGCGCCTGACCGTCGCGGGAGGGAAGATTACGCGCATGCGCCTCTACGAGGACACCTCGGCGATCTCGGCGGCGTTCTCAGCCTGA
- a CDS encoding LuxR C-terminal-related transcriptional regulator: MTVTGTTTGTRPVRVVIVDDHDMFRAGVRASLDAHVEVVGEAADVDGAVDVIRATRPTVVLLDVHLPGGAGGGGAEVLTRCGEVLGETRFLALSVSDAAEDVVAVIRAGARGYVTKAISGPELSAAIDQVAGGDAVFSPRLAGFVLDSFGTQAADVAVRDDELDRLSAREQQVMRLIARGFSYREVAGELFISIKTVETHVSAVLRKLQLSSRYELTRWAAARRLL; encoded by the coding sequence ATGACGGTGACAGGCACGACGACGGGTACACGGCCGGTGCGGGTGGTCATCGTGGACGACCACGACATGTTCCGGGCGGGTGTGCGTGCGAGCCTGGACGCCCACGTCGAGGTGGTCGGGGAGGCTGCTGACGTCGACGGTGCGGTGGACGTGATCCGTGCGACCCGCCCGACGGTGGTGCTTCTCGACGTCCATCTTCCGGGTGGTGCGGGCGGGGGCGGCGCCGAGGTCCTCACGCGGTGCGGGGAGGTGCTCGGTGAGACGCGCTTCCTTGCGCTGTCGGTCTCTGACGCGGCGGAGGATGTCGTGGCAGTCATCAGGGCGGGTGCGCGAGGGTACGTGACGAAGGCGATCTCTGGCCCGGAGCTCAGTGCGGCGATCGATCAGGTGGCTGGCGGCGATGCGGTGTTCTCGCCGCGTCTGGCCGGTTTCGTGCTCGACTCGTTCGGGACGCAGGCGGCGGACGTCGCGGTGCGGGACGACGAGCTGGACCGGTTGTCGGCACGCGAGCAGCAGGTCATGCGGCTCATCGCGCGCGGCTTCTCCTACCGTGAGGTCGCGGGCGAGCTGTTCATCTCGATCAAGACGGTCGAGACCCACGTGTCGGCTGTGCTGCGCAAGCTCCAGCTGTCGTCGCGCTACGAGCTCACGCGATGGGCGGCCGCACGACGTCTGCTGTGA
- a CDS encoding PKD domain-containing protein, translated as MGSLSLGPLGPLHLLATDTPSPPSPGRTFGAATSGDGFNVNGSFEDFTIQLSGRKTQKETVHIAPESLTCGGPGVFASACATVGANEAAARCDDPTDFEFAPTTISTLDELGNWTAPVHNSFIACATTPAGAPPVVFTEADFQALAITPSAIVVGPSGGWLPVQMDNVAYTDATPQTLVTTIVGQAVTVRATPTQFTWNWADDSAPTTTTDPGRAWPNHTVAHPYTRAGDYTVTMTTRWTGELSLDGGSTYQPITGTATTTSTAPSITVTELRSRLVDDLVY; from the coding sequence ATGGGTTCGCTATCGCTCGGGCCGCTCGGGCCGCTGCATCTTCTGGCGACCGACACACCGTCACCGCCATCACCAGGTCGTACCTTCGGCGCCGCCACGAGCGGCGATGGCTTCAACGTCAATGGATCGTTTGAAGACTTCACCATCCAGCTCTCTGGACGGAAAACCCAGAAGGAGACCGTCCACATCGCCCCGGAGTCTCTCACCTGTGGCGGGCCGGGCGTGTTTGCCTCGGCGTGTGCGACCGTCGGGGCGAACGAGGCCGCCGCGCGGTGCGACGACCCGACAGACTTCGAGTTCGCGCCGACGACCATCAGCACGCTGGACGAGCTCGGAAACTGGACGGCACCCGTCCACAACTCCTTCATCGCCTGCGCCACGACGCCGGCTGGCGCACCCCCGGTGGTGTTCACCGAAGCCGACTTTCAGGCGCTGGCGATCACACCGTCAGCCATCGTCGTCGGCCCGTCAGGCGGATGGCTCCCCGTCCAGATGGACAACGTCGCCTACACCGACGCCACCCCGCAGACACTCGTCACCACCATCGTCGGTCAAGCAGTGACCGTCCGAGCCACCCCGACCCAGTTCACATGGAACTGGGCCGACGACAGCGCCCCGACAACCACGACAGACCCAGGCCGCGCATGGCCGAACCACACCGTCGCGCACCCCTACACCCGTGCCGGCGACTACACCGTCACCATGACGACCCGCTGGACCGGAGAGCTCTCACTCGACGGCGGCAGCACCTACCAACCCATCACCGGCACAGCCACGACCACCAGCACCGCACCCTCCATCACCGTCACCGAGCTCCGCAGCCGACTCGTCGACGACCTCGTCTACTGA
- a CDS encoding ATP-binding protein, which produces MTPSTAQPGAAPVRLPLRRPPGNRLLGGVCLGAAAHLDLPVRSVRFMATLLALAGGLGVVAYVFLWVTVPTGDPVAIAAEQRDPALTRIASRSQPAWSARGQDRWANVPVRDILVGSLLVVAAVALVASRLGVTIEWSWVLPVLIALVGVAIAWSQLDESERGRWLTRAGGRTPNVVLRLTGGIVLVLVGVLLLVSQDMSGSEIIPAVVAALAVLAGVALVLAPWWLRLRRELGEERAARERANERADIAAHLHDSVLQTLALIQRSSARSGEVTRLARNQERELREWLYQDRPAAGTSLAADVTTLVAEVENTLTERSGGDEPVSIDVVVVGDCPPSEATSALLQAAREALVNAVVHGGPPVSLYLEVSEDAAEVYVRDRGTGFDVDLIPHDRFGVRESIIGRVQRKGGDATVVSHGDRGTEIALRMPLADTNHKQSTTEERAR; this is translated from the coding sequence GTGACCCCATCGACTGCACAGCCCGGCGCGGCACCTGTGCGCCTCCCGTTGCGCCGCCCTCCAGGAAACCGGCTGCTCGGGGGAGTGTGCCTCGGTGCGGCCGCGCACCTCGACCTGCCGGTGCGCTCGGTCCGTTTCATGGCGACGCTCCTCGCGCTCGCAGGTGGGCTCGGCGTCGTCGCCTACGTCTTCCTCTGGGTCACCGTGCCGACCGGGGACCCGGTGGCGATCGCCGCCGAGCAGCGGGATCCGGCACTGACCCGCATCGCGTCCCGCAGCCAGCCGGCCTGGAGCGCTCGAGGTCAGGACCGGTGGGCGAACGTCCCTGTCCGCGACATCCTCGTCGGCAGCCTCCTCGTCGTCGCAGCGGTGGCGCTCGTCGCGAGCCGTCTCGGTGTGACGATCGAGTGGTCGTGGGTGCTGCCTGTCCTCATCGCTCTGGTCGGGGTCGCTATCGCGTGGAGCCAGCTCGACGAGAGCGAGCGGGGCCGGTGGCTCACTCGTGCAGGCGGTCGGACTCCGAACGTCGTGCTGCGGCTGACGGGCGGCATCGTGCTGGTCCTCGTCGGGGTGCTCCTCCTCGTGAGCCAGGACATGAGCGGGTCGGAGATCATCCCTGCGGTGGTCGCGGCGCTCGCGGTGCTCGCCGGGGTGGCGCTCGTCCTGGCGCCGTGGTGGTTGCGGCTGAGGCGGGAGCTGGGTGAGGAGCGTGCCGCGCGAGAGCGCGCGAACGAGCGCGCCGACATCGCGGCACACCTGCACGACTCGGTGCTCCAGACGTTGGCGCTCATCCAGCGCAGCTCGGCACGGTCGGGTGAGGTCACGCGTCTCGCGCGCAACCAGGAGCGAGAGCTGCGGGAGTGGCTCTACCAGGACCGTCCGGCTGCGGGCACCTCGCTCGCTGCGGACGTGACGACGCTCGTCGCGGAGGTCGAGAACACGCTGACGGAGCGCTCTGGGGGCGACGAGCCGGTGTCGATCGACGTGGTCGTCGTGGGGGACTGTCCGCCCAGCGAGGCGACGAGCGCGCTGCTCCAGGCCGCCCGCGAGGCGCTCGTCAACGCGGTGGTGCACGGTGGGCCTCCGGTGTCTCTGTACCTCGAGGTGAGCGAGGATGCAGCAGAGGTGTACGTCCGTGACCGTGGGACAGGGTTCGATGTCGATCTCATCCCGCACGACAGGTTCGGCGTACGGGAGTCGATCATCGGTCGTGTGCAGCGCAAGGGCGGTGACGCGACGGTCGTCTCTCACGGGGACCGCGGGACCGAGATCGCGTTGCGCATGCCGTTGGCAGACACGAACCACAAGCAGAGCACGACCGAGGAGCGGGCACGATGA
- a CDS encoding DUF6318 family protein: protein MRLLKRPRSLTTAAGLATLMLLTGCATEPEADAPQTATSTPAATDDTATTTLPEPPAAPEKPAAMANDDEAGARAAADYFLALYAYTVQSNDVTLLDDFCYEASTFCTAVRLDLEDAENTGQVLAGGDLTWTTEPQVEQRTDASAYIVQGTIHQSASQLVTSEGSVVDAYEAEDLERAIYIYWDSGDWYGFDIAAPSETASE from the coding sequence ATGAGGCTCCTGAAACGACCCCGCTCGCTCACGACCGCTGCAGGGCTCGCCACCCTCATGCTGCTCACGGGATGCGCCACGGAACCCGAGGCCGACGCACCACAGACCGCGACGAGCACCCCCGCAGCGACCGACGACACCGCCACCACGACGCTGCCCGAGCCACCCGCCGCGCCCGAGAAACCAGCAGCGATGGCCAACGACGACGAAGCCGGCGCACGCGCAGCGGCCGACTACTTCCTTGCCCTCTACGCCTACACGGTTCAGTCCAACGATGTCACGCTCCTCGACGACTTCTGCTACGAAGCGAGCACTTTCTGCACAGCCGTACGGCTTGATCTGGAGGACGCCGAGAACACCGGTCAGGTACTCGCTGGCGGGGACCTCACATGGACGACCGAACCACAGGTCGAGCAACGAACTGACGCTTCCGCCTACATAGTCCAGGGCACCATTCACCAGTCCGCATCGCAGCTTGTCACGTCTGAGGGATCAGTCGTGGACGCATACGAGGCGGAGGACCTGGAGAGGGCGATCTACATCTACTGGGACTCCGGCGACTGGTACGGGTTCGATATCGCGGCGCCGAGCGAGACAGCAAGCGAGTGA